The following coding sequences lie in one Azospirillum humicireducens genomic window:
- the clpP gene encoding ATP-dependent Clp endopeptidase proteolytic subunit ClpP: MYDFEPKMNALVPMVIEQTNRGERAYDIYSRLLKERIIFLIGGVNDAVASLICSQLLFLESENPNKDIALYINSPGGYVSAGLAIYDTMQYIRPQVSTVCMGQAASMGSLLLAAGAPGKRFSLPNSRIMIHQPSGGAQGQASDIEIQAQEILKLRSRLNDIYVKHTGQDLDTIETAMERDKFMSPEEAKAFGLIDEVVEKRPGVDHS; the protein is encoded by the coding sequence ATGTACGACTTCGAGCCGAAGATGAATGCTCTGGTCCCGATGGTCATCGAACAGACCAACCGGGGCGAGCGCGCGTACGACATCTATTCGCGCCTGCTGAAGGAGCGGATCATCTTCCTGATCGGCGGAGTGAACGACGCCGTCGCCAGCCTGATCTGCTCGCAGCTGCTGTTCCTTGAATCGGAAAATCCGAACAAGGACATCGCGCTCTACATCAATTCGCCGGGCGGCTACGTCTCGGCCGGCCTCGCCATCTACGACACCATGCAGTACATCCGTCCGCAGGTGTCGACGGTCTGCATGGGGCAGGCCGCCTCGATGGGCTCGCTGCTGCTGGCCGCCGGCGCGCCGGGCAAGCGCTTCTCGCTGCCCAACAGCCGCATCATGATCCACCAGCCGTCGGGCGGCGCCCAGGGCCAGGCCTCGGACATCGAGATCCAGGCCCAGGAAATCCTGAAGCTGCGCTCGCGCCTGAACGACATCTACGTCAAGCACACCGGGCAGGATCTCGACACCATCGAGACCGCCATGGAGCGCGACAAGTTCATGTCGCCCGAAGAAGCGAAGGCCTTCGGCCTGATCGACGAGGTGGTGGAGAAGCGTCCGGGCGTGGATCATTCGTGA